In Danaus plexippus chromosome 29 unlocalized genomic scaffold, MEX_DaPlex mxdp_36, whole genome shotgun sequence, a single window of DNA contains:
- the LOC116776843 gene encoding dnaJ homolog subfamily B member 12 isoform X1: MTIEANKDEAEKCIEIAQVAFRSGNVSKAERFLLKAEMLYPSPHAKELLARVRAASGTGSASKKTPPSSPSADELRRRKTPNHQPQQQEYTTEQMEAVRRINTKCKDYYEILGVTKEATDSDIKKAYKKLALQLHPDKNHAPGAAEAFKAISNAAAILTNPEKRKQYDLRGDEPAPSHHHTYYARGFESDLTAEELFNMFFGATGGGLSFTAFPGGSPPAYRRRAREPEPRDSHAGLVQLLPVIALVLLSMMSGFFISEPVYTLAPSPKYPVPRETVNLKVPYYVKENFHTDYQGSLRRLEMAIEEEYIVGLRHACQRERNYRDNAAWKARNFGDARQHAEATKMRLPSCEKLQAFQR, from the exons ATGACCATTGAAGCGAATAAAGATGAAGCTGAGAAATGCATCGAGATTGCACAAGTGGCCTTCAGATCCGGGAATGTATCGAAAGCAGAGAGATTTCTGCTGAAAGCTGAAATGTTATACCCAAGCCCGCATGCCAAGGAGCTTCTGGCGAGAGTTAGGGCTGCTAGTGGCACAGGAAGCGCCTCTAAAAAGACCCCTCCGAGCAGCCCTAGTGCTGACGAGTTACGACGAAGGAAAACTCCAAACCACCAGCCACAACAACAAGAGTATACTACAGAACAGATGGAAGCAGTTAGAAGGATTAACACGAAATGCAaagattattatgaaatactag GAGTCACCAAGGAAGCGACGGATTCGGATATCAAAAAGGCTTACAAGAAACTGGCGCTACAGTTGCATCCTGATAAAAATCACGCTCCAGGGGCTGCCGAGGCATTTAAG GCTATAAGCAACGCGGCAGCCATACTGACGAATCCTGAGAAGAGGAAGCAGTATGATCTCCGTGGGGACGAACCGGCGCCGAGTCACCACCACACGTACTACGCGAGAGGATTCGAGTCAGACCTGACAGCGGAGGAGCTGTTCAACATGTTTTTTGGGGCTACAGGTGGGGGGTTGTCGTTCACGG CCTTCCCGGGTGGTTCGCCCCCCGCGTACCGCCGCCGGGCCCGCGAGCCGGAGCCCCGGGACAGCCACGCGGGCCTGGTCCAACTGTTGCCGGTGATAGCGCTGGTTCTGTTGTCCATGATGTCTGGTTTCTTCATCAGCGAGCCGGTGTACACCCTGGCGCCGTCGCCGAAGTATCCTGTACCTAGGGAGACGGTCAACCTCAAG GTGCCGTACTACGTGAAGGAGAATTTCCACACGGACTACCAGGGATCGCTCAGAAGACTGGAGATGGCTATCGAGGAGGAGTATATAG TGGGGCTCCGCCACGCGTGCCAACGCGAGAGGAACTATCGGGACAACGCCGCTTGGAAGGCCAGGAACTTTGGTGACGCTCGACAACATGCTGAAGCTACCAAGATGAGGCTGCCCTCCTGTGAGAAGCTGCAGGCCTTCCAAAGatag
- the LOC116776843 gene encoding dnaJ homolog subfamily B member 12 isoform X2, with protein sequence MTIEANKDEAEKCIEIAQVAFRSGNVSKAERFLLKAEMLYPSPHAKELLARVRAASGTGSASKKTPPSSPSADELRRRKTPNHQPQQQEYTTEQMEAVRRINTKCKDYYEILGVTKEATDSDIKKAYKKLALQLHPDKNHAPGAAEAFKAISNAAAILTNPEKRKQYDLRGDEPAPSHHHTYYARGFESDLTAEELFNMFFGATAFPGGSPPAYRRRAREPEPRDSHAGLVQLLPVIALVLLSMMSGFFISEPVYTLAPSPKYPVPRETVNLKVPYYVKENFHTDYQGSLRRLEMAIEEEYIVGLRHACQRERNYRDNAAWKARNFGDARQHAEATKMRLPSCEKLQAFQR encoded by the exons ATGACCATTGAAGCGAATAAAGATGAAGCTGAGAAATGCATCGAGATTGCACAAGTGGCCTTCAGATCCGGGAATGTATCGAAAGCAGAGAGATTTCTGCTGAAAGCTGAAATGTTATACCCAAGCCCGCATGCCAAGGAGCTTCTGGCGAGAGTTAGGGCTGCTAGTGGCACAGGAAGCGCCTCTAAAAAGACCCCTCCGAGCAGCCCTAGTGCTGACGAGTTACGACGAAGGAAAACTCCAAACCACCAGCCACAACAACAAGAGTATACTACAGAACAGATGGAAGCAGTTAGAAGGATTAACACGAAATGCAaagattattatgaaatactag GAGTCACCAAGGAAGCGACGGATTCGGATATCAAAAAGGCTTACAAGAAACTGGCGCTACAGTTGCATCCTGATAAAAATCACGCTCCAGGGGCTGCCGAGGCATTTAAG GCTATAAGCAACGCGGCAGCCATACTGACGAATCCTGAGAAGAGGAAGCAGTATGATCTCCGTGGGGACGAACCGGCGCCGAGTCACCACCACACGTACTACGCGAGAGGATTCGAGTCAGACCTGACAGCGGAGGAGCTGTTCAACATGTTTTTTGGGGCTACAG CCTTCCCGGGTGGTTCGCCCCCCGCGTACCGCCGCCGGGCCCGCGAGCCGGAGCCCCGGGACAGCCACGCGGGCCTGGTCCAACTGTTGCCGGTGATAGCGCTGGTTCTGTTGTCCATGATGTCTGGTTTCTTCATCAGCGAGCCGGTGTACACCCTGGCGCCGTCGCCGAAGTATCCTGTACCTAGGGAGACGGTCAACCTCAAG GTGCCGTACTACGTGAAGGAGAATTTCCACACGGACTACCAGGGATCGCTCAGAAGACTGGAGATGGCTATCGAGGAGGAGTATATAG TGGGGCTCCGCCACGCGTGCCAACGCGAGAGGAACTATCGGGACAACGCCGCTTGGAAGGCCAGGAACTTTGGTGACGCTCGACAACATGCTGAAGCTACCAAGATGAGGCTGCCCTCCTGTGAGAAGCTGCAGGCCTTCCAAAGatag
- the LOC133320461 gene encoding pancreatic lipase-related protein 2-like, whose protein sequence is MQASLPLACFLSMIRPPSIQFESSLLQIAPVDKVKCPYVRDVSDVLFQLYTRHNPTAAQGLLINDDERLYASNIDFNDNTVIIFHAFMETPDDGSVLWLREAFLPRGDTNIIIVNAQTLEAGPWYIRAAENTWYIGRIGALFIDYLVSRGLKLSRTHLIGHSLGAQSAGVAGGSIRSGKVSRITGLDAALPLFNKLPPKQRLDPSDAEFVDAIHTDAGIFGFRDPVGHVDFYPNGGISPQPGCELENVVPQQQLLFDVFCSHWRSYMFFSESVASPHSFVATRCGSYRDYENGYCAGEPTTHMGIGVNGTYVRGSLYLEVSGGTEISMANMSDLSFWHNLALSC, encoded by the exons GTCCGCCGAGCATTCAGTTCGAATCATCCCTGCTGCAAATCGCGCCCGTCGACAAAGTCAAATGCCCTTACGTAAGGGACGTCAGTGATGTGCTTTTCCAGCTGTACACGAG ACACAACCCAACAGCAGCACAGGGCCTGCTCATCAATGACGACGAGCGCCTGTACGCGTCCAACATTGACTTCAATGATAACACTGTCATCATCTTCCACGCCTTCATGGAAACTCCAGATGACGGGAGCGTGCTGTGGTTGAGGGAAG CGTTTTTACCACGAGGAGACACAAATATCATAATAGTCAACGCTCAGACCTTGGAAGCGGGACCGTGGTACATCAGAGCGGCGGAGAACACTTGGTATATCGGACGGATTGGCGCACTATTCATAGACTATCTCGTTTCAAG AGGTCTAAAATTATCAAGAACACACTTAATTGGCCACAGTCTGGGAGCTCAGTCAGCGGGTGTCGCCGGTGGCTCGATACGGTCAG GTAAAGTGTCCCGCATCACCGGCTTGGACGCGGCCCTACCCTTGTTCAACAAACTCCCCCCGAAACAGCGGCTTGACCCCTCGGACGCTGAGTTCGTTGACGCCATCCACACGGACGCTGGGATATTTG GGTTCAGAGACCCGGTGGGTCACGTGGATTTCTACCCCAACGGCGGCATCAGCCCTCAGCCTGGCTGTGAGTTGGAGAATGTGGTGCCACAGCAACAACTGCTATTCGACG TTTTCTGCAGCCATTGGCGTTCGTACATGTTCTTCTCGGAGTCGGTGGCAAGTCCGCATAGCTTCGTCGCAACGCGTTGCGGATCGTACAGAGATTACGAGAACGGTTACTGCGCTGGGGAACCCACTACCCATATGGGAATCGGAGTTAACGGAACGTATGTTAGAGGGTCATTGTATTTGGAGGTTTCTGGTGGCACCGAAATTTCTATGGCAAATATGTCAGATCTTAGCTTCTGGCACAACCTCGCTCTGAGTTGTTAA